A single region of the Anaerostipes rhamnosivorans genome encodes:
- a CDS encoding type IV toxin-antitoxin system AbiEi family antitoxin domain-containing protein, translating into MLQNKDIETLRVLFSSHNYVMTTAELTASKLYYADIKRLLDEGLIERVRRGYYHWAQDCGESEVVIINRLFPDAVLCMETALFYYRYSDRNPAEWSFAIDKNVSKRRTRIDYPFIKAYRVEAGLVTLGEIEGEIDFHKVHIYDRDRTICDVLRNMKKMDMEIFNKAVQGYVKDPKKNIPNLMEYAKVLRVQKRVKELIGVWL; encoded by the coding sequence ATGCTTCAGAATAAAGATATTGAAACTTTGAGAGTGTTGTTTAGCAGTCATAATTATGTTATGACTACTGCGGAACTTACAGCCTCAAAGTTATACTATGCAGATATAAAACGACTTTTAGACGAAGGATTGATTGAAAGAGTCAGGCGAGGTTACTATCACTGGGCTCAGGATTGCGGAGAAAGTGAAGTTGTCATTATCAATCGATTGTTTCCCGATGCAGTGCTTTGTATGGAGACCGCCCTATTCTATTATAGATACAGTGACAGAAATCCTGCTGAATGGAGCTTTGCAATAGATAAAAATGTTTCTAAGCGTCGAACAAGAATCGATTATCCGTTTATAAAGGCATATCGTGTAGAGGCAGGGTTGGTTACGCTAGGCGAAATCGAGGGTGAAATTGATTTTCACAAAGTCCACATTTATGACCGTGACCGTACTATTTGCGATGTGCTACGAAATATGAAAAAGATGGATATGGAGATTTTTAATAAAGCGGTGCAGGGCTATGTAAAAGACCCGAAAAAGAATATACCGAATCTTATGGAATATGCGAAAGTTCTGCGTGTACAAAAGCGTGTAAAAGAATTGATTGGAGTGTGGCTGTGA
- a CDS encoding nucleotidyl transferase AbiEii/AbiGii toxin family protein, which translates to MKNVRVPFNVDIGVGDVIVPKAEQRKINTQLPDFEAPVIKTYSIESTIAEKFDAIL; encoded by the coding sequence ATAAAAAATGTGCGAGTACCTTTTAATGTAGATATAGGTGTGGGAGATGTTATCGTACCAAAAGCAGAACAGCGTAAAATTAATACGCAGCTTCCAGACTTTGAAGCACCTGTGATAAAAACTTATTCTATTGAAAGTACCATAGCGGAAAAGTTTGACGCAATTTTGTAA
- a CDS encoding (deoxy)nucleoside triphosphate pyrophosphohydrolase gives MQRIIAAAIIKHDKVLIAERNYGSLKEYWEFPGGKVEGDETDEECICREIKEEFGVDIQVSSYLGQAKFQIEENNYEIILYEAKLLSDHLRLTVHSKIKWVSRNQLFKNKLAPVDITLATQCFGGV, from the coding sequence ATGCAAAGGATTATTGCAGCGGCCATAATCAAACATGATAAGGTTTTAATTGCAGAACGTAATTATGGTTCATTAAAAGAATATTGGGAATTTCCGGGTGGGAAGGTTGAAGGCGATGAAACTGATGAAGAGTGCATCTGTAGGGAAATAAAAGAGGAATTTGGAGTAGACATTCAGGTATCTTCATATCTTGGGCAAGCAAAATTTCAAATAGAAGAAAATAATTATGAAATCATTTTATATGAGGCAAAGCTGTTGAGCGATCATCTTAGATTGACGGTACACAGTAAAATCAAATGGGTATCAAGAAATCAATTATTTAAAAATAAATTGGCGCCGGTGGATATTACCTTGGCGACACAATGCTTTGGGGGTGTTTAA
- a CDS encoding sensor domain-containing diguanylate cyclase, with amino-acid sequence MNTVEWCKKRRWGVVIFLIVNILAVTVICKRESQYVAKSLSEHANHSQAQAEEVMENYSHSFQLFSQLLSREIQNNPNPNDIWNYLKGIDSKMKDIEGDTFDGLYMYYKGRYLYSWDTPYSEYESTGYKATERPWYKDAVSGKGKVVFTPPYMSYANHYILSTISQLQPDQKTVFAYDIKMGDIQDLVSSLKEYDSEQLMIFDNKGTVIGSSNADYLGGDLYADLDETKAVYQKALKAFKDAGDMKEEERSKLKDQLDSASAFYTFQKDFDKEFSKLKGQTSKVHTLKIKNKSYYGYLLKGKDYNFMILVPVSSMLKSTVQIWLLPLLALELLLIYILGRISKGQKNRELHAAYVDLGQTQKRLEIALSAAQKAAAIDDLTGMMNFKSFRKGVTDLIEEMDPDERGILIMIDGDRFKSVNDNYGHSVGDEVIKLSAQMIIGRIRTIDLASRLHGDEFAIFVSRTEDYSVAKKIMDDINVSLAKEAARRNMPSITMSAGAVVAKHGDTYVNLAKAADEALYEAKVTHNGGFAGVPKR; translated from the coding sequence ATGAATACTGTTGAGTGGTGTAAAAAGCGGCGGTGGGGTGTTGTTATTTTTTTGATCGTCAATATATTGGCTGTGACTGTTATATGTAAAAGGGAATCTCAGTATGTAGCAAAAAGTTTGTCTGAGCACGCGAATCATTCCCAGGCACAGGCAGAAGAGGTCATGGAAAATTACAGCCACTCCTTTCAATTATTTTCACAGCTGCTGTCAAGGGAGATCCAAAATAACCCGAATCCCAATGATATTTGGAATTATCTGAAAGGTATTGACTCTAAGATGAAGGACATTGAAGGTGATACCTTTGACGGTCTTTATATGTATTATAAGGGGCGCTACCTCTACAGCTGGGATACACCTTATTCAGAATATGAAAGCACTGGATACAAGGCCACCGAACGTCCATGGTATAAAGATGCAGTATCCGGCAAAGGAAAGGTTGTCTTTACTCCTCCGTATATGAGCTATGCCAATCACTATATCCTCTCCACCATCTCACAGCTTCAGCCAGACCAGAAAACCGTATTCGCTTATGATATTAAAATGGGGGATATCCAGGATCTTGTCTCCTCTCTAAAAGAATATGACAGCGAACAGCTGATGATATTTGACAACAAAGGAACTGTGATTGGAAGCAGCAATGCCGACTACTTGGGCGGAGATCTTTATGCCGATTTAGATGAGACCAAGGCTGTCTATCAAAAGGCTTTGAAGGCCTTTAAAGATGCCGGGGATATGAAAGAGGAAGAGCGCTCAAAACTGAAAGACCAGCTGGACTCTGCATCTGCATTTTATACCTTTCAGAAAGACTTTGATAAGGAATTCTCGAAGCTGAAAGGCCAGACCTCCAAAGTCCATACTTTGAAAATCAAGAACAAAAGTTATTATGGTTATCTGCTGAAGGGAAAGGATTATAACTTTATGATTCTTGTCCCGGTTTCTTCTATGCTGAAAAGTACCGTTCAAATATGGCTGCTTCCTCTTCTTGCACTGGAGCTTTTGCTTATTTATATTCTGGGACGCATCAGTAAAGGCCAGAAAAACCGGGAGCTGCACGCAGCCTATGTGGATCTGGGCCAGACCCAGAAACGACTGGAGATTGCTTTATCCGCTGCCCAGAAAGCGGCTGCCATCGATGATCTCACCGGAATGATGAATTTTAAGTCATTCCGAAAAGGCGTCACAGATCTGATAGAGGAAATGGACCCGGATGAGCGCGGAATCCTTATTATGATCGACGGTGACCGCTTCAAATCAGTCAACGACAATTACGGCCATTCTGTCGGTGACGAAGTCATTAAACTGTCCGCCCAGATGATCATTGGACGTATCCGAACCATAGATTTGGCATCACGTCTGCACGGGGATGAATTTGCGATCTTTGTATCCAGGACAGAGGACTATTCCGTAGCAAAAAAGATCATGGATGATATCAATGTGTCACTGGCGAAAGAGGCGGCCCGGAGAAATATGCCTTCCATCACTATGTCCGCCGGAGCTGTTGTGGCAAAACACGGAGACACCTATGTGAACCTTGCCAAGGCAGCAGATGAGGCTCTCTATGAAGCTAAGGTAACCCACAACGGAGGCTTTGCGGGCGTCCCTAAAAGATAA
- a CDS encoding GNAT family N-acetyltransferase, which produces MEIRFLNQSDAPESVSYIYETSWKYAYKDIIPQSYLDNLEKGKWCEAIKNPDLCSLILLDDEKMIGTASYCPSRFISMSGFGEIVSLYLLPEYCGQGYGKFLLRAAIDGLAKMGYKNVFLWVLEENRSARSFYEKFGFYNSGDCLKDNIGGKELLELRYIYT; this is translated from the coding sequence ATGGAGATAAGATTCCTAAATCAATCAGATGCCCCAGAATCCGTCAGCTACATTTACGAAACCAGCTGGAAATACGCATACAAAGATATCATTCCCCAAAGCTATCTTGACAACCTTGAAAAGGGAAAATGGTGCGAGGCCATTAAAAATCCTGATTTGTGTTCGTTGATTTTGCTGGATGATGAAAAAATGATTGGAACGGCCTCTTACTGTCCATCAAGATTTATAAGCATGAGCGGATTCGGTGAAATTGTCTCTCTCTATTTGTTACCGGAATATTGTGGTCAAGGATATGGAAAATTCCTTCTGCGCGCTGCCATTGATGGACTGGCCAAAATGGGATATAAAAATGTCTTTTTGTGGGTTTTGGAAGAAAACAGGAGTGCGAGATCTTTCTACGAGAAGTTTGGCTTTTACAACAGCGGTGATTGTCTGAAGGATAACATAGGTGGAAAAGAATTATTGGAATTACGATATATTTATACGTAA
- a CDS encoding class I SAM-dependent methyltransferase, translating into MIQKKEIDRGTGFDWGRTSGDYARYRDIYPQEFYQRLLDRGICTAGQDVLDIGTGTGVIPRNLYSHGANFTGIDISEQQIDHARELAAEKDMDIRFLCTPAEDVPFQAGSFDAVTACQCFTYFDHEVLAPKISELLKKNGSFAVLYMAWLPKEDEIAGKSEELVLKYHPLWTGCNETRHNIQIPKVYLDYFELESEEVFDLEVPFTREGWNGRMKACRGIGASLPEQEVAAFEKEHMRLLEQTAPPQFHVLHYAAVTILRKRTDV; encoded by the coding sequence ATGATTCAGAAAAAAGAGATTGACAGAGGAACTGGTTTTGATTGGGGGCGTACATCCGGGGACTATGCCAGATACAGGGATATTTATCCGCAGGAGTTTTATCAGAGACTGCTGGACCGGGGGATCTGCACTGCCGGACAGGATGTCCTTGACATAGGCACAGGTACTGGGGTTATCCCGAGGAATTTATATTCTCATGGAGCAAACTTTACAGGGATTGATATCTCTGAACAGCAGATTGACCATGCCAGAGAGCTTGCGGCAGAAAAAGATATGGATATTAGGTTTTTGTGTACTCCTGCGGAGGATGTGCCGTTTCAGGCCGGCTCATTTGACGCGGTGACGGCATGCCAGTGTTTTACCTATTTTGACCATGAAGTTCTGGCTCCTAAGATTAGTGAACTGTTAAAGAAAAATGGAAGTTTTGCGGTGCTGTATATGGCCTGGCTGCCGAAAGAGGATGAGATTGCCGGAAAAAGTGAGGAACTGGTTTTGAAATATCATCCCTTATGGACCGGATGCAACGAAACCAGGCATAACATTCAGATACCGAAGGTATACCTGGATTATTTTGAGCTGGAGTCAGAAGAAGTGTTTGACTTGGAAGTGCCTTTTACGAGAGAGGGCTGGAACGGGCGGATGAAAGCCTGCAGAGGGATCGGTGCATCCCTTCCTGAACAGGAAGTGGCGGCGTTTGAAAAAGAGCATATGAGGCTTCTTGAACAGACGGCACCCCCGCAGTTTCATGTGCTTCATTATGCAGCGGTGACGATTCTCCGGAAAAGAACGGATGTATAG
- a CDS encoding hybrid sensor histidine kinase/response regulator — translation MTGCVKRTNQLKILRCKVISMIVCLVLLAAAVRPVSAAQTEIVRVGFFALDGYHMQDQYGDRSGYGYEYLQYMGKYSNFVYEYKGYDKSWEEMQDMLERGQIDMLTSAQKTKERMKNFDFSDRPIGTSKTLLTVKAGNTKYMNGDLRKLNGMRVGMLKKNSKNDSFRTYAKEQGISYRTVIFNSSKEMLKALQSGKDIDAVVTSSLRKIKNEWVVASFDPSPYYVMVKKGNHKLLNQVNDAISQIELYKPNLQTELYNRYYSAENGDDVSYTAEERSYINQFVRKKKTLKILLNTDRKPFSYYEDGKIKGVLTEILAEIMERTGIPYEIIPTKTRAEYERKLLQGGTQVCFDNRYDLNKAEREGYELTEPYLESTISRITNKKFTGTPKTIATVKESDIAEGYIFKYHKTNKVLYFKTLDDCVDAVLSGKADAAYLYTYTAQQYIYEDDRNQLQETLIPNDTVKFAMAVEQKEDPVLFSILNKAVLSISDEDIDHIVQEKISYPVKEFSVRGYFYSNPWAWGVAGLAVVLLISGTVFWVYRRKNRRLEQEKSREFERFITYVCRANDAVMEYILEDNKIFSYQMNEGHILKQEEMLLLGSQLHHNIHPEDWENVRDKCDLIRIRKLAESGGEIYFECRSRRKSSQYMWFSYTLQGIPGDGTESDKVMVFLKNIHQAKKQEAEKRQALEDALLSAQQAGKAKGEFMSKMSHEIRTPLNAIIGYLQIAKGAVEEREKIKDCLQKQEYAAQHLLDIINDVLDIASIESGKIKLENAVFNIQELLTETAAIFESQARQKELEFGMKVEGITNSLLVGDRLRVNQILMNLLSNAVKFTSAGGKVELEVSQKAVIEGRAHLQFRIQDTGIGMTKEYKQRIFTPFEQQDAGTAKLYGGTGLGLSITNNLVNMMNGTIHVQSEEGKGSIFTVGLSFQIADTETSVENTGADQTRKIKNSGEDIFSGMSMILAEDNEMNREIVKEILKDTGLNITCAETGREALEIFENSTDGTYQMILMDIQMPVMDGYEAARRIRACGHSQARKIPIIACSADAFTEDVNKALAAGMNDHISKPIDYEKLCHILNQYCTEAEL, via the coding sequence ATGACCGGCTGTGTAAAACGAACAAATCAATTAAAGATCTTACGCTGCAAGGTGATCAGCATGATCGTATGTCTGGTACTTCTAGCGGCAGCGGTCCGTCCTGTAAGCGCGGCGCAGACAGAAATTGTCCGCGTCGGTTTTTTTGCTTTAGATGGATATCATATGCAGGATCAGTATGGGGACCGCAGTGGATATGGCTATGAATATCTTCAGTATATGGGAAAGTACTCTAATTTTGTATATGAATATAAGGGCTATGATAAAAGCTGGGAGGAAATGCAGGATATGCTTGAAAGAGGGCAGATTGATATGCTTACCTCAGCCCAGAAAACAAAAGAACGGATGAAGAATTTTGACTTCTCCGACAGACCGATCGGAACAAGTAAAACCCTTCTTACCGTAAAAGCAGGAAATACAAAATATATGAATGGTGATCTCCGTAAATTAAACGGAATGCGGGTAGGAATGTTGAAAAAAAACAGCAAGAACGATAGTTTCCGAACGTATGCCAAAGAGCAGGGAATTTCATATAGAACAGTGATTTTCAATAGCAGTAAAGAAATGCTGAAGGCGCTGCAGAGCGGTAAAGATATTGACGCAGTCGTAACCAGCAGCCTAAGAAAAATAAAAAATGAATGGGTTGTGGCATCTTTTGACCCGTCACCGTACTATGTAATGGTAAAGAAGGGGAACCACAAGCTTTTGAACCAGGTCAACGATGCCATCAGTCAAATCGAGCTATATAAGCCTAATTTACAGACAGAACTATATAACCGTTATTATTCTGCGGAAAACGGCGATGATGTATCCTATACGGCTGAGGAGAGAAGCTACATCAATCAATTTGTCAGGAAGAAAAAAACTTTGAAAATATTGCTGAACACAGACAGAAAACCATTTTCTTATTATGAAGATGGAAAGATAAAGGGGGTTTTGACAGAGATTCTGGCTGAAATCATGGAGCGCACTGGCATACCATATGAGATTATTCCAACTAAGACCAGGGCGGAGTATGAAAGGAAGCTGCTTCAGGGTGGTACTCAGGTTTGTTTTGATAACCGATATGATTTGAATAAAGCCGAACGGGAAGGTTATGAGTTGACAGAGCCGTATCTGGAATCTACGATTTCCCGCATTACAAATAAAAAGTTTACAGGCACACCTAAAACCATAGCAACGGTAAAGGAATCAGATATTGCAGAGGGTTATATATTCAAATACCACAAGACGAATAAAGTTCTTTATTTTAAAACACTGGACGATTGCGTCGATGCCGTGTTATCCGGCAAGGCGGATGCCGCTTATCTCTACACATACACAGCCCAGCAATATATTTATGAGGATGACCGGAACCAGCTTCAGGAAACACTAATTCCCAATGACACGGTTAAGTTTGCGATGGCGGTTGAGCAGAAGGAAGATCCTGTTCTATTTTCGATCTTAAATAAAGCAGTACTCAGCATCAGTGATGAAGACATTGACCATATTGTGCAGGAGAAGATTTCTTATCCGGTGAAAGAATTTTCGGTAAGGGGATATTTCTACAGCAATCCATGGGCCTGGGGTGTGGCAGGACTTGCGGTGGTACTGCTGATCTCAGGAACTGTATTTTGGGTGTATAGGCGAAAGAACCGAAGACTGGAACAAGAAAAGAGCAGGGAATTCGAACGTTTTATTACGTATGTGTGTAGGGCAAATGATGCCGTCATGGAATACATTTTAGAAGACAATAAAATCTTTTCTTACCAGATGAACGAAGGTCATATTCTCAAACAGGAGGAGATGCTTCTGTTGGGCAGTCAGCTGCATCATAATATTCATCCGGAAGACTGGGAGAATGTGAGGGATAAATGTGATTTAATTAGAATCCGAAAGCTTGCCGAATCCGGAGGGGAGATTTATTTTGAGTGCAGGAGCCGAAGGAAATCCAGCCAGTATATGTGGTTTTCTTATACATTGCAAGGAATTCCGGGGGACGGCACTGAATCGGACAAGGTTATGGTATTTCTGAAAAATATCCATCAGGCGAAAAAGCAAGAGGCAGAGAAACGCCAGGCGCTGGAGGACGCTCTGTTATCGGCGCAGCAGGCGGGCAAGGCTAAAGGAGAGTTTATGTCCAAAATGTCTCATGAGATCAGGACGCCTCTGAATGCCATCATTGGTTATCTACAGATCGCCAAAGGAGCCGTAGAAGAACGAGAGAAGATAAAAGATTGTCTGCAGAAACAGGAGTACGCTGCCCAGCATCTTTTAGATATTATCAATGATGTATTGGATATTGCGTCAATTGAAAGTGGTAAGATAAAATTGGAAAACGCGGTTTTTAATATACAGGAACTGCTGACAGAGACGGCTGCGATTTTTGAAAGTCAGGCAAGGCAAAAGGAGCTTGAGTTTGGAATGAAGGTGGAGGGGATCACCAATAGTTTACTGGTCGGCGACCGGCTCAGGGTTAATCAGATATTAATGAATCTGTTGTCCAATGCAGTGAAATTTACATCTGCCGGAGGAAAGGTAGAATTGGAGGTTTCTCAGAAGGCAGTGATCGAAGGCCGGGCGCACCTTCAGTTCCGAATTCAAGATACTGGAATTGGAATGACAAAAGAATATAAGCAACGGATCTTCACGCCGTTTGAACAACAGGATGCCGGCACCGCAAAGCTTTATGGAGGAACCGGGCTCGGTCTTTCCATCACAAATAACCTGGTCAATATGATGAACGGAACCATCCATGTGCAGAGTGAGGAAGGGAAAGGCAGTATTTTTACCGTAGGACTGTCATTTCAAATTGCAGACACAGAGACGTCTGTTGAAAATACAGGTGCAGATCAGACCAGAAAGATAAAAAATTCTGGTGAGGATATATTTTCAGGCATGAGTATGATTCTGGCGGAAGACAATGAGATGAATCGGGAAATCGTAAAAGAAATCCTTAAGGATACCGGCTTGAATATCACATGTGCTGAAACCGGCCGGGAGGCGCTGGAGATTTTCGAGAACTCCACGGATGGAACATACCAGATGATCTTGATGGATATCCAGATGCCTGTGATGGACGGCTATGAGGCAGCACGCCGGATCAGGGCATGCGGTCATTCCCAAGCCAGGAAGATTCCTATCATTGCCTGTTCGGCGGATGCGTTTACGGAAGATGTAAATAAGGCATTGGCGGCAGGCATGAACGATCATATTTCAAAACCTATTGATTATGAAAAGCTGTGCCATATATTAAATCAATACTGTACGGAGGCAGAACTATGA
- a CDS encoding GNAT family N-acetyltransferase, giving the protein MEITFVKKRELFDDAEDIREEVFVREQGFINEIDETDKKAVHVVCYDQGYPIAVGRYFQGEEEGVYHIGRVAIRKEYRGRNIGRFIMKAMEDSIRQEKGKVIHLSAQARVQEFYEKSGYTVRGESYMEEHCLHIPMKKELGGEE; this is encoded by the coding sequence ATGGAAATAACTTTTGTAAAGAAAAGAGAATTATTTGACGACGCAGAAGATATCAGGGAAGAAGTGTTTGTAAGGGAACAGGGATTTATAAATGAGATTGATGAGACAGACAAAAAGGCAGTACATGTCGTGTGCTACGACCAGGGTTATCCGATCGCTGTGGGACGCTACTTTCAGGGAGAAGAAGAGGGAGTGTACCACATAGGCCGGGTTGCCATACGAAAGGAATACAGAGGCAGGAATATTGGAAGATTTATCATGAAAGCTATGGAGGACAGCATCCGTCAGGAAAAGGGGAAAGTCATTCATCTGTCTGCCCAGGCCAGAGTGCAGGAGTTTTATGAAAAATCAGGATATACAGTGAGAGGCGAATCTTATATGGAGGAACACTGTCTGCATATTCCTATGAAAAAAGAACTTGGAGGAGAAGAGTAA
- a CDS encoding DUF6440 family protein — protein sequence MKSDDRFKRIYKQGKMTVTEIWVDRVTGVNYLYHVDGYSGGLTPLLDRDGKPVVSPVINR from the coding sequence ATGAAATCAGATGACAGATTTAAGAGGATCTATAAACAGGGAAAGATGACGGTGACAGAGATATGGGTGGACCGGGTAACTGGTGTGAATTATCTGTACCACGTAGATGGCTATTCAGGCGGATTGACACCGCTTTTGGACAGGGATGGGAAGCCGGTAGTCTCACCGGTTATAAACAGATAA
- a CDS encoding HNH endonuclease yields the protein MNYFFVFQNETYKWEHRGGYLWAPQYGRIGQRVSHYETMKSVKQGDIIIHSLKKKIVAISRAKKDVYAAKKPVEIKNPWQDQGWRVDVDYITFAKTIETSDYKDELLRLRPKTNAPFNRKGHGNPGYLFLANKEMYDFLLHKILGVQTDDSEKQKIINLLNLCNDLGQEQIDLQIQMDFEEVKATQLTQQQLARHAKHSRPPKTQKTESTVYYRSPYIRELVKTFAEGKCQLCKLNAPFYDKDHKPYLEEHHIKYLSDGGSDTMDNVVAICPNCHRKIHILEDEEDRMILFQKAEENQKRYERLLRYAEGIEESSCGAMTERI from the coding sequence ATGAATTATTTTTTTGTGTTTCAGAATGAAACCTACAAATGGGAACACAGAGGGGGTTATTTATGGGCACCACAGTACGGAAGGATAGGACAACGAGTATCTCATTATGAAACTATGAAATCTGTCAAGCAAGGGGATATAATTATCCATAGCTTGAAAAAGAAGATTGTAGCCATAAGCAGAGCAAAAAAAGATGTGTATGCTGCGAAGAAACCTGTAGAAATAAAAAATCCATGGCAGGATCAAGGATGGCGAGTGGATGTGGATTATATAACCTTTGCGAAGACGATTGAAACCTCAGATTACAAGGATGAACTTTTAAGACTACGACCTAAGACGAATGCTCCTTTCAATAGAAAAGGTCATGGTAATCCAGGTTATCTTTTTCTGGCAAATAAAGAAATGTACGATTTTTTGTTACATAAGATATTAGGAGTTCAGACAGACGATAGTGAAAAACAGAAAATTATTAATCTGTTAAATTTATGCAATGATCTAGGGCAAGAACAAATAGACCTGCAAATTCAGATGGATTTTGAAGAAGTGAAAGCAACACAATTGACACAACAACAGTTGGCCCGGCACGCAAAGCATTCAAGACCTCCAAAAACTCAGAAAACAGAGTCAACTGTATATTATCGCAGTCCGTACATTAGAGAGCTGGTAAAAACTTTTGCAGAAGGTAAATGCCAATTGTGTAAATTAAATGCTCCATTTTATGACAAGGACCATAAACCATATTTGGAAGAACATCACATCAAATACTTGTCGGATGGAGGAAGTGATACTATGGATAATGTTGTAGCTATTTGTCCTAATTGTCATCGAAAGATTCATATATTGGAAGATGAAGAAGATAGAATGATACTATTCCAAAAGGCAGAAGAGAATCAAAAACGCTATGAAAGACTGCTAAGATATGCAGAGGGTATTGAAGAGTCATCTTGCGGAGCAATGACCGAAAGGATATAA
- a CDS encoding EamA family transporter, translated as MGIHFYLPLGLVIISNLIYHNAAKSTPANANTFLCLTVTYLIAAAICGVVYFTGKGSLAKDIHMINWSSWILGISIVGIELGYLLMYRCGWEISRGSLAANVCATIMLLVIGILFYKEILSPAKFAGIACCIIGLMLINYK; from the coding sequence ATGGGGATTCATTTTTACCTGCCGCTGGGGCTGGTCATCATATCAAATCTGATCTATCACAACGCAGCAAAGAGTACTCCTGCCAATGCAAATACTTTTTTATGTTTAACAGTGACATACTTAATCGCTGCAGCAATCTGTGGAGTTGTTTATTTTACAGGAAAAGGATCTTTGGCAAAGGACATTCATATGATTAACTGGAGCAGTTGGATATTGGGCATATCCATTGTGGGGATTGAGCTTGGTTATCTCCTCATGTACCGTTGCGGCTGGGAGATCAGCAGGGGAAGCCTGGCTGCCAATGTCTGCGCCACGATAATGCTGCTGGTGATCGGTATCCTGTTTTACAAGGAAATTCTGTCGCCTGCTAAGTTCGCTGGAATTGCTTGTTGTATTATCGGACTTATGCTGATAAATTATAAGTAG
- a CDS encoding DUF3795 domain-containing protein: MKDFNRENLMFSLCGLNCGLCSMKIDGYCPGCGGGAGNQSCKIAKCSIERGKIEYCFQCGSYPCEKYEGIDEYDSFITHQKRQIDFKRAREKGMDIYNEEQKKKAEILHELLDNYNDGRRKSFYCTAVNMLELEEVEAVMEELHRDIKPGEENLKERAATAVKLFQDKAAQRQIVLKLKKKPRKKK, encoded by the coding sequence ATGAAAGACTTTAACAGAGAAAACCTGATGTTTTCCCTCTGTGGTTTAAACTGCGGGTTATGCTCCATGAAGATAGACGGGTACTGTCCTGGCTGCGGAGGAGGAGCTGGAAACCAGTCCTGCAAAATCGCGAAATGCAGTATAGAGCGGGGGAAGATAGAATACTGCTTCCAGTGCGGGAGCTATCCCTGTGAAAAATATGAAGGCATTGATGAGTATGATTCATTTATCACACACCAGAAACGGCAGATTGACTTTAAAAGGGCCAGGGAAAAAGGGATGGATATTTATAATGAGGAACAAAAGAAGAAGGCAGAGATCTTACATGAGCTTTTAGACAATTATAATGACGGGCGCAGGAAAAGTTTTTATTGTACGGCGGTGAATATGCTGGAACTGGAAGAGGTTGAGGCAGTGATGGAGGAGCTTCATCGTGACATAAAGCCGGGAGAAGAAAACCTGAAAGAAAGAGCGGCCACAGCGGTAAAGTTATTTCAGGATAAGGCAGCACAAAGGCAGATCGTACTGAAACTGAAGAAAAAGCCACGGAAAAAGAAATAG